A genomic segment from Glycine soja cultivar W05 chromosome 20, ASM419377v2, whole genome shotgun sequence encodes:
- the LOC114401892 gene encoding uncharacterized protein LOC114401892, producing MEPNGLQAQPIVPMLQSLFRGQLIIVHNQKQLAHNRKIVSMEQFLDKVAWPEAQLSLRRSSEVIPPSPIPTRTEPAPAKSRPPIVDPPASPEVEILPPPPAPLAPPLILIPDESDNEVVAPPNSPAYYLENGSDFSDWMD from the coding sequence ATGGAACCAAATGGCCTACAAGCACAACCTATAGTTCCTATGTTGCAGAGCCTATTCCGGGGGCAACTAATTATTGTCCACAACCAGAAGCAGTTGGCTCATAACAGGAAAATTGTATCCATGGAGCAATTTTTAGATAAAGTGGCCTGGCCTGAAGCTCAGCTGTCGTTAAGAAGATCTTCCGAGGTTATTCCCCCCAGTCCCATACCAACAAGGACAGAGCCTGCACCAGCTAAGTCGCGACCACCAATAGTAGACCCACCGGCTTCCCCGGAGGTTGAGATTCTACCACCTCCACCAGCTCCACTGGCACCACCTTTGATACTCATTCCCGATGAATCAGATAATGAAGTTGTAGCTCCTCCTAACTCACCAGCCTACTACCTAGAGAATGGTTCAGACTTTTCTGATTGGATGGACTAG
- the LOC114401891 gene encoding uncharacterized protein LOC114401891, which translates to MLNYTTWLVSKIDPIKYIIEKPAATGWISRWQVLLSEFDILYVTQKAIKKSVLAYYLAQQPINDYQPMHPEFPDEHIMTLFEEEVEDEDRDKWIVWFDGASNALGHGVGAVFVFPDEQYIPFITRLGFDCTNNIAEYEACALGIQATIDFKIKLLKVYIRKLIEFFDDISFHHIPREENQMADALATLASMFQLTPHEDFPYIEFRCRGKPTHCCLIEEEQGGKPWYFDIKQYIEDKEYPQDASDNDKRML; encoded by the exons ATGCTGAACTACACCACTTGGTTGGTGTCCAAAATTGATCCAATCAAGTACATCATTGAAAAGCCCGCTGCCACTGGATGGATCTCTCGGTGGCAGGTTCTACTGTCGGAATTTGACATTCTTTATGTCactcaaaaggcgataaagaAGAGTGTCTTGGCATATTACCTGGCTCAACAGCCCATCAATGACTACCAGCCTATGCATCCAGAATTCCCTGATGAGCACATCATGACCTTGTTCGAGGAGGAAGTAGAGGATGAAGATAGGGACAAATGGATTGTGTGGTTTGACGGCGCGTCTAATGCACTAGGCCATGGAGTTGGGGCGGTTTTTGTTTTCCCCGACGAACAATATATACCTTTCATAACTAGGTTGGGTTTTGATTGCACAAACAATATAGCTGAGTATGAGGCGTGCGCCCTTGGGATCCAAGCGACAATtgacttcaagatcaagttgCTCAAG GTCTACATCAGGAagttgatagaattctttgatgaCATATCCTTTCATCACATTCCTAGAGAGGAGAATCAGATGGCCGATGCCCTTGCCACTCTAGCGTCCATGTTCCAACTAACCCCGCACGAGGATTttccgtacatcgaattcagatgTCGTGGAAAGCCTACGCATTGCTGCTTGATAGAAGAAGAGCAGGGTGGTAAACCTTGGTACTTCGATATCAAACAATACATCGAAGACAAGGAATACCCACAGGATGCCTCTGACAATGACAAGAGAATGTTgtga